CGGTGACACGCTGAGTTTCGAGGTCGGCGAAAGCCGGCTGGACGCACGCGTGACCAGCGTGCGCCAGGTCGACTGGACCTCGTTCCGGGTGAATTTCTTCCTGCTGCTCGACCCGGCCCACGCGGCCGCGCTGCCGCACACCTGGATCGCGAGCTTCTACCTGCCGCGCAACCGTGCGCCGGCGCTGGCCGCGCTGGCCCGCGACTACGGCAACCTCAGCCTGATCGACGTCGATGCGCTGCTCGATCGCGTACGCGAGATCGTCGACCGGGTCGGCGCCGCGGTGCGCGCGGTGCTCGCCTTCAGCCTGCTCGCCGGGGCGCTGGTGCTGGCCGCCGCGCTCACCGCGAGCGCGGCCGAACGCCGTCACGAAGCCGCGTTGCTGCGCACGCTCGGCGCCCGCCGCGGCCAGCTGCGCGCCGCCGCGGCCTGCGAGTTCGCCCTGCTCGGCGCGACCGCCGGGCTCACCGCCGTGCTCGGCGCCGCCGCGACCGGCTTCTGGCTCGGTCGCGCGGTGTTTCGCCTCGAGCATTTCATGCCGCCGCTCGCGCCGCTCTTTCTCGACGCATGCATCGCCATGCTGGCGGTGACCTTGCTCGGCCTGGCCGGCACCCGCCGCATCGTGCGCACACCGCCGATGCGGCTCCTGCGTGAGGGATGAGCCGCGCATGAAACCCGTCGAGCCACCCTCCCGCTGGCTGACCTGGCTGGCGCGCGAATGGATGCTCCTCGTGTTCGCGCTGCTCGCCGTGCTGCTGGCGTTGCTCGATCCGCAGCCGGCGGCGCATTACGCGTACTGGCTGCGCACGCCCACGCTGGCCGGGCTGCTCGGACTGATGCTGGCCATCCAGGGCATCCGCGACAGCGGCGCGGTGCAGCGCCTGGCCGTCGGCGTGGTCGCGCGCACGCATTCGCTGCGCGTGCTCGGCCTGACGCTTGTCACGGCCACCGCACTGGCGGCCACCGTGCTGACCAACGACGTCAGCCTGTTCCTGCTGGTGCCGCTGACGCTGGCGATCGGTGAGATGTCCAACCTGCCGGTCAAGCGCATGGTCGTGCTCGAGGCGCTGGCGGTGAACGCCGGCTCCAGTCTGAGCCCGATCGGCAATCCGCAGAACCTGCTCCTGTGGCAACACGGCGGCATGTCCTTCTTCGACTTCACGCTCGCCCTGCTGCCCGCCGCAGTGACGATGTTCGCGCTGGTCGCCGTGCTTGCCTGGTGCTGGCTGCCGCGCGGACGCGTGACCCTCGATGCGGGTGCCTTCGACGGCCATCGCGTGGCCTGGCGGTCAGCCGTGCTGTCGTTGCTCGCGCTCGCCGGCATGGTGCTGGCGATGGAACACGGGCATGCGCTCGCCGGCGCGCTCACTCTGCTGGTGCTGTATGCGCTGTTTTCCCGCCGCACGACGGCGCGGCTGGACTGGGCGCTACTGGTCACCTTCGCGGCGATCTTCCTTGGCCTGGGCCATCTCGCCGCGCTGCCGGCGGTGCAGCACCTGCTCGACGGGCTGGACCTGCGCCAGCCGTGGATCGTCTACGTCACCGGCATCGCCGCCTCGCAGTTGATCAGCAACGTGCCGGCCACCGTGCTGCTGATGGACCGCGTGCCCGACACCGTGCTGCTGGCCGTGGCGGTGAACGTCGGCGGCTTCGGCGTGGCGATCGGCTCGCTGGCCAACCTGATCGCGCTGCGCCTTGCCCGCCAGCCCGGCGGGCTTGGCCTGCTGCACCGGGCGTCGATCCCGTTCCTGCTGGTCTGCGCGCCGCTGGTGTATCTCATCGCGCGCTATCTGGCCTGAATCCACGCCCGGCGGACGCCTGCCCGTCAACCCTGTCCGCGCTGCGGCGTTTTCAGGGAGACCTTTCACCCGGAGATCCGAGCATGCGTCATGCCTTGCTGACGTCCGCCCTCACCGCCCTGCTGCTGGCCGGCACCGGCGCTTGCGCCTGGGCGCAGACATCCACGCCGTCGACCCCGCCGCCGGCCGCCGCCAAGCCCATGCCGCCCATGCCGCCGCGTGCCGGTGATGGCGAGCACGCGGGTCACGGCCTCCACCATCGCCGGGGCATGATGGAGGGGCACGATTTCGGCCCCGCCGCCGGCACCCTGGCCGACCTGCATGCGCTCGAGCGGCTTTACATCCAGGCCGGCCGCAGCCGCGATCTGCAGGCGCTCTACAACGAAGTGCTGTCCAAGTCGCAGGACCCCCACGTGCGCGAGTACGTCTATCACCATCTGGCGCGGCTGCAGGCGCAGCCCGCCAACGTGGATGCCGCGATCGCCACCTTGCGCAAGAGCCTGGAGGAAAACCTGGCCAACGAAGCCAAGCTGCGGGCCGAACGTGAGCAGATGCGCCAGACCTGGCTCGACCGTCGCGCAGGCAAGGCGAGCGAGGCCGCGCCCTGAGGGTTTTTTGCTCCCGCCCACCGATCGGGCTTGATCCAGGCCCGATCGGTTTTTTCTATGCGGGGTGGTCGGCCTGTTTGGCGGCGTTCCACAACGCCGCCAGCTCGGCCGGGGCAAGTTCACTGAGCGCGCGTCCGGCCTGCGTTTCCATGTGGCGGAATCGCCGCTCGAACTTGGCGTTGGCGCCGCGCAAGGCGCGCTCCATGTCCACGCCGGTCAGGCGGGCGAGATTGGCGACGACGAACAGGAGATCGCCGAGCTCTTCCTCGATCCGCGGTGCGCCGGCGTCGGTCTCGATGGCCTCGCGCAGCTCGTCCCCTTCCTCCTCGAGCTTGGCCCACAGCGGCTCCAGCGTTTTCCACTCGAAGCCGACCGCCGCGGCCTTTCGCTGCAGGGCCTGCGCCCGCCGCCAGGGCGAGAGTCCCGTGCCGATGCCGCCGAGCGCGCTCGCATCCTCGGGGATGCCGTGCAGGGCCCGCTCGGCGGCCTTGATCGCCGCCCAGGCCCGGGCCTGTTCGTCCGCGTCCGCATAGCGCACGCCGGCAAAGACGTGCGGGTGCCGGCGCAGGAGCTTGGCCGCGAGCCCGTCGACGACCTCGGCGAAATCGAACCAACCCGCCTCGCCGGCGAGCTGCGCATGGAACACGACCTGCAGCAGGAGATCGCCCAGCTCCTCGCGCAGCCCGGGCCAGTCCTGCCGCTCGATCGCATCGACCACCTCGTAAGCCTCCTCCACCGCATAGGGCGCCAGGCTCGCAAAGTCCTGACGCACATCCCACGGACAGCCGCGTTCGGGATCGCGCAGGCGCGCCATGATGGCGAGCAGGTCGTCGAGACTGTGGGGCATGGCAGGTCCTCAGCGGGCAGGCGATTCAACCCCGCGGTCGGGGCGGGATGATCGCGCGTTTTACCAGCACCGGCACCGTCCGACCGGCCGGGCTGGCTATACTCGAGCGCTTTTTGACGCCACCTTCGCAAGGGACGATCCGCCATGCGCCTTAGCCGATTCCATCTGGCCACCGTCAAGGAAGTGCCTGCCGACGCCGAGATCGCCAGCCACCGGCTGATGCTGCGCGCGGGCATGATCCGCAAGCTCGCCGCCGGCATCTATACGTGGTCGCCGCTGGGGCTTCGCGTCCTGCGCAAGGTCGAGGCGATCGTGCGCGAGGAAATGAACCGCGCCGGCGCGCTGGAAATGCTGATGCCCTCGATCCAGCCGCGCGAACTGTGGGAAGAAACCGGCCGCTGGCAAAAATTCGGCGGCCAGCTCCTCAAGATCAAGGACCGCAAGGAACAGGAGTTCTGCTTCGGGCCGACCCACGAGGAAGTCATTACCGATTTCGCCCGCCACGAAATCAAGAGCTACAAGCAGCTGCCGGTCAACTTCTATCAGATCCAGACCAAGTTCCGCGACGAGATCCGCCCGCGCTTCGGCATCATGCGCGCGCGCGAATTCCTGATGAAGGACGCCTATTCGTTCCATCTCACCGAAACGTCGCTGCAGGAAACCTATCGGGTCATGTACGAGACTTACGCGCGCATCTTCACCCGCCTGGGATTGGAATTTCGCGCCGTGCAGGCCGATACCGGCGCGATCGGCGGTCACGCCAGCCACGAATTCCAGGTATTGGCCGAGGCCGGTGAGGACGTGATCGCCTTCTCCGATGCCTCCGATTACGCGGCCAACCTGGAAATGGCCGAGGCCGCGCCGCCCGCAACGCCCCGTCCGGCACCCGCCGCCACCCTCGAGCGCGTGGCCACGCCGGCGCAGAAAACCATCGAGGACATCGCCGCCTTTCTCAAAGTGCCAGCCACGCGCTGCGTGAAAACCCTGCTGGTGCGCGGCCGTGACGGCCTGGTCGCGCTGTGTCTGCGCGGCGATCACGCGCTCAATGAAGTCAAGGCCGGGAAATTGCCCGAATTGGCCGGCGAAGTGACCTTGGCGAGCGAGGAGGAAATCCGCGCCGTGACCGGTGCCGGACCCGGCTTCATCGGCCCGGTGGGCCTGCCGGCGGAAATCCCCGTGATCGTCGATCGCGACGCCGCGGTGCTGGCCGACTTCGTCTGCGGCGGCAATGCCGACGGCACCCATTACGTCGGCGCCAATTGGGACCGCGACGCCACGATCAGGCGCATCGCAGACATCCGCAGCGTGGTCGAAGGCGATCGCGCGCCGGACGGCCGCGGCACCTTGCACCTGGCCCGCGGCATCGAGGTCGGCCATATCTTCCAGCTCGGCAGCCGCTATGCCGAGGCCATGGGCGCGAGCGTGCAGGACGAGACCGGGCAACAACGCACCCTGCTGATGGGCTGTTACGGCATCGGCGTGAGCCGCATCGTCGCCGCCGCGATCGAGCAACGCCACGACGAGGCCGGCATCGTCTGGCCCGAACCGATGGCGCCCTGGCAAGTGGCGGTGTGCCCGATCAACCCCAAGGGCCTGGGCGAAGTCAGCGCCGCCGCCGAGTCGCTCTATCAGGAACTTTGCGCGCGCGGCATCGAAACCGTGCTCGACGATCGCGGTCTTAGGCCCGGGGCGATGTTCGCCGATCTCGAATTGATCGGCATTCCGCACCGGGTGGTGGTGAGCGAACGCGGCCTTGCCGCCGGCACGCTCGAATATCGCCGGCGTGATGAAAGCCAATCGCAGGCATTGGACCGGGAAACGCTTTTGGCACGGCTGGCGGGAAATGTTCCCGGCTGAAAGGGCGGCACGGGTCCCTGGGCATTCCCAAGGCGGGTGATACGCTTGCCGGAATGTTTTGCAATTATTCCGGCAATCGGCGAGAATCCGCCGCGAACCAGGATGGCTGACATTATCCGACGCGGGACGTCGATTATCTTCCTG
The DNA window shown above is from Aerosticca soli and carries:
- a CDS encoding SLC13 family permease, whose amino-acid sequence is MKPVEPPSRWLTWLAREWMLLVFALLAVLLALLDPQPAAHYAYWLRTPTLAGLLGLMLAIQGIRDSGAVQRLAVGVVARTHSLRVLGLTLVTATALAATVLTNDVSLFLLVPLTLAIGEMSNLPVKRMVVLEALAVNAGSSLSPIGNPQNLLLWQHGGMSFFDFTLALLPAAVTMFALVAVLAWCWLPRGRVTLDAGAFDGHRVAWRSAVLSLLALAGMVLAMEHGHALAGALTLLVLYALFSRRTTARLDWALLVTFAAIFLGLGHLAALPAVQHLLDGLDLRQPWIVYVTGIAASQLISNVPATVLLMDRVPDTVLLAVAVNVGGFGVAIGSLANLIALRLARQPGGLGLLHRASIPFLLVCAPLVYLIARYLA
- the mazG gene encoding nucleoside triphosphate pyrophosphohydrolase: MPHSLDDLLAIMARLRDPERGCPWDVRQDFASLAPYAVEEAYEVVDAIERQDWPGLREELGDLLLQVVFHAQLAGEAGWFDFAEVVDGLAAKLLRRHPHVFAGVRYADADEQARAWAAIKAAERALHGIPEDASALGGIGTGLSPWRRAQALQRKAAAVGFEWKTLEPLWAKLEEEGDELREAIETDAGAPRIEEELGDLLFVVANLARLTGVDMERALRGANAKFERRFRHMETQAGRALSELAPAELAALWNAAKQADHPA
- a CDS encoding proline--tRNA ligase, with amino-acid sequence MRLSRFHLATVKEVPADAEIASHRLMLRAGMIRKLAAGIYTWSPLGLRVLRKVEAIVREEMNRAGALEMLMPSIQPRELWEETGRWQKFGGQLLKIKDRKEQEFCFGPTHEEVITDFARHEIKSYKQLPVNFYQIQTKFRDEIRPRFGIMRAREFLMKDAYSFHLTETSLQETYRVMYETYARIFTRLGLEFRAVQADTGAIGGHASHEFQVLAEAGEDVIAFSDASDYAANLEMAEAAPPATPRPAPAATLERVATPAQKTIEDIAAFLKVPATRCVKTLLVRGRDGLVALCLRGDHALNEVKAGKLPELAGEVTLASEEEIRAVTGAGPGFIGPVGLPAEIPVIVDRDAAVLADFVCGGNADGTHYVGANWDRDATIRRIADIRSVVEGDRAPDGRGTLHLARGIEVGHIFQLGSRYAEAMGASVQDETGQQRTLLMGCYGIGVSRIVAAAIEQRHDEAGIVWPEPMAPWQVAVCPINPKGLGEVSAAAESLYQELCARGIETVLDDRGLRPGAMFADLELIGIPHRVVVSERGLAAGTLEYRRRDESQSQALDRETLLARLAGNVPG